A stretch of DNA from Nitrospinota bacterium:
TCTATCATGGTTGGAACGGGGAAAGGGGCAGAAAATGGTGTATTGATAAAAGGTGGCGAGGCTCTGGAGAGAGCCCAAAAATTAAATGCTGTTATCTTGGATAAGACAGGGACCCTTACGAAAGGGGAGCCATCTGTTACTGATATTATTGTGACTGAGGAATTTTCTGAAGATGATGTTCTTAGAGTTGCGGCCTCTGCTGAAAGGGGTTCGGAACATCCTTTAGGGGAGGCCATTGTATATAAAGCCAAAGAAAGAAATATTGCTCTGGATGATCCAAGAGACTTTAATGCGATAGCAGGACATGGTATCGAAGCAAAAATAGGTGATAATCAGGTATTACTGGGAAACCTTAAGTTAATGAGGGACAGAAAAATTATTCTGGGAGACCTTGATAGAAGAGCAGAGGCTTTATCAAGTGATGGTAAAACACCGATGTTTGTGACCGTTAATGGGAAGGCAGCAGGAATCATTGCTGTTGCAGATACCCTTAAAGAGAATTCAAAAGAAGCCGTAAAGTCTCTCCATAAGCTTGGGCTTAGGGTCATCATGATCACAGGGGACAACAAACGGACTGCTGAGGCTATTGCAAAAAGGGTAGATATTGATAGAGTGCTGGCAGAGGTATTGCCAGAGGATAAGGCGATAGAGGTAAAGAAGCTACAGGAGGAGGGAAACTGTGTCGCTATGGTGGGAGACGGTATCAACGATGCCCCAGCCCTAGCACAGGCAGATATTGGCATTGCTATTGGAACAGGGACAGATATTGCTATGGAAGCATCGGATATTACCTTAATCAGCGGTGATTTGAGAGGTGTGGTAACCTCCATAAAACTCAGCAAGGCAACCATGAGAAATATTAAGCAAAACCTCTTTTGGGCATTCTTTTACAATGTTTCTCTCATACCTGTTGCAGCAGGTATTTTATATCCCTTTTTTGGTCTTCTTTTAAGCCCCATATTTGCTGCTGCAGCCATGAGCCTTTCTTCTCTTACAGTCGTATCCAATGCCCTGAGGTTAAAGAGATTCAGTCCCCTCATCTGAAATAAAAGACCTGAACTTTAAAAGCTTACCATAAAGATTTAATTATACTTTACTAAATTAGTCAATTCTCTTCTTGCTATTATTTAATCATTATATTATAGAAGATAAAAATTGGAGGAAAGATGTTTGGCATGAAAAGTCTTAAAGGAAAGATGATAGTCTTTATAGGGCTAATATTAATTATATCAATAGGTATTTCTACCTTTTTGACGATAAAGATTCAGCGAAAATATCTTTTAGAATCAAAGATAACCAAGTTAAATATAATCACAAATGCAATTGAAAAAAGTTTAGCTTATGATATGAAGCTAGGAAGGTCAGATAAGGTTCAAAAGATTATAGAGATGATTGGAAGAAACGGGGACCTAAGAAAGATTAGAATCTTTTCAAAAAATGGGACGATTTTAAAATCGGATAATAGGAAAGAAATTGGTAAGATTATAGATTCTATCTTTATCCATTCTGTGAAAGACAGAGATACCACCCTTTTTCATGAGGCGTATTCAATATGATTCTGTTTGCATACATGACGGAAATAAGCTGAAGTTTTAAATTACGATGGTAGTGAAAGGAGGTTTTTAATGAGGAAGGAGGGGAAAGTATGATGGAGAAGGTCAAGAATTCTTTACTCTCTATTTTCCTATTGGCTCTCATGCTAGGATTTTTCCTCGTGTTCATTCCAAAAGATGCAAGGGGTGAGAGCGGCTATGCGGGTGCAGAGACCTGTAAGAGCTGTCATGCTTCTATGTATGAAAAGTATGCTTATACTCTTCATGCTGAGAAGAGCGACCCCAGGACGCCAGCTTCCAAAATGGGATGCGAGACCTGTCATGGTCCGGGCAAAGCCCATGTTGAAGCCGGTGGTGGAAAAGGGGTCGGTGGAATCATGGCTCTGGGTCCAGAATCAACGATATCGAAAGAAAAGAGAGATGCCACATGCCTTCAGTGCCACTCAAAGGGTAAAGTAGTGATGTGGAAAGGCAGCACCCATGAGAGCAGGGGGCTCTCATGTACGAATTGCCACAGTGCCCACTCTGGTTATCGCAAAAATCTTGCAAAGAAAACCCAGGTTGAGGTTTGCACTCAGTGCCATAAAAAAATAAGATCCGATTTGAGGAAAAGCTCCCATCACCCCATAAGGGAAGGGAAGATGCAGTGTACAAGCTGTCATAACCCTCATGGAGCAATTGCAGACAAGTTAATAACTGCCAATTATACTAATTTGAAGTGCTATGAGTGTCATGCTGAAAAGAGGGGGCCATATCTCTGGGAACACTCTCCCGTTACAGAAGACTGTACTACATGCCATACGCCTCACGGCTCTAATCACGAATTTCTCTTGAAGGGAAAACAGCCGTATATCTGCCAGAGATGCCATGCCAATTCAAGGCATCCGAGCCAACTCCGTGCGAGAAGCACAACCAATGCAGGACAGTCCGTATACACCAGTCAAGGCGCGCAGTTGTTTTATCGTTCTTGCCAGAACTGCCACATCCAGGTGCATGGAAGCAACCATCCATCTGGTAAATCCTTGATGAGATAAGGGGAGGAGAAAATGAGAAAAAAGCTTACATTCACTATACTGATCACTGGCTTATTGGTGCTAACGGCATCTTTTTTCTTGCCTTCCCAGGTTTATGCAATTCCATCCATACCCCACGGTCTGGAGGGAAGGGATAACTGCCTTCAATGCCACGGACAAGGAAAGATTAAGCCATTTCCTGCCGACCATAAGGGAAGAGACAATAAAAGCTGCGTTCAATGCCATAAACCCAAAGACGAGAAAGCATCCGAAAAGAAGTCTTCTGTTATGGAGAAGATTTCCGGTATGGCAGGTATTACTGTAAGGGGTGTAGATAATGAAAGGGAGTCGGCGAAGTTCAATGAGTACAGAGACCTTCAGGATGGTGTCACAGGCAGTGTAGACCTTAGATACAAAGAAGAGAACGGTTATTTTATTGACCTTAAAGCCAAAGAAATAGGCCTGGATGACCAGAATACAAGTTTAAAAGTGGGTAAATACGGGAAGTATAAA
This window harbors:
- a CDS encoding DmsE family decaheme c-type cytochrome, with the protein product MMEKVKNSLLSIFLLALMLGFFLVFIPKDARGESGYAGAETCKSCHASMYEKYAYTLHAEKSDPRTPASKMGCETCHGPGKAHVEAGGGKGVGGIMALGPESTISKEKRDATCLQCHSKGKVVMWKGSTHESRGLSCTNCHSAHSGYRKNLAKKTQVEVCTQCHKKIRSDLRKSSHHPIREGKMQCTSCHNPHGAIADKLITANYTNLKCYECHAEKRGPYLWEHSPVTEDCTTCHTPHGSNHEFLLKGKQPYICQRCHANSRHPSQLRARSTTNAGQSVYTSQGAQLFYRSCQNCHIQVHGSNHPSGKSLMR